From the Bos javanicus breed banteng chromosome 7, ARS-OSU_banteng_1.0, whole genome shotgun sequence genome, the window CCATTCCCCCGTGTTCAATGAAAgagaaattattctaaaaatacCGGAAAACAGTCCTACAGGAACTGCATTCCCTCTGAGTAATGCTCTGGACTTGGATGTAGGCAGCAACAATATTCAGAACTATACAATTAGCCCCAACTTCCATTTCCGGGTTATAACCCACAAGCGCAGTGATGGCAGAAAATACCCTGAGCTGGTGTTGGACAAAGAGCTGGATCGGGAGGAGGAGCCCGAAATCTCATTAACGCTGACAGCGCTGGATGGCGGCTCTCCACCAAGGTATGGGACAGCCCAGGTTCGCATTGAAGTGGTGGACATCAACGATAACGCCCCTCAGTTTCAGCAGTTGCTCTACAAGGTGCATATTCCTGAAAACAGCCCCGTAGGCTCCCTGGTTGTCACTGTTTCTGCCAGCGATGTAGACAGTGGACTCTATGGGAAAATATCATACACATTCTTTCAGCCTTCTGAAGATATTAGTAAAACTTTGGAGGTAAATCCAAAAACAGGAGAAATTCGACTGAGAAAACAAGTAGATTTTGAAACAGTTTTCTCTTATGAAGTGGACGTCAAGGCCACCGATGGGGGCGGCCTCTCAGGAAAATGCACTCTTCTCCTGCAGGTAGTGGATGTGAATGACAATCCTCCGGAAGTGACAGTATCTGCACTTACCAGCCCCATCCCAGAGAACTCCCCTGAAATTGTAGTTGCTGTTTTCAGTGTTTCAGATCCTGACTCTGGGGACAATGGGAAAACAACTTGCTCCATCCAAGATGaccttccttttcttctaaaaCCCTCAGTCAAGAACTTCTACACCTTAGTAACGGAGAGAACACTGGACAGAGAGGAAAGAGCAGAGTACAACATCACCATCACGGTCACTGACATGGGAACCCCAAGACTGAAAACCGAGCACAACATAACCGTGCTGGTGTCCGACGTCAACGACAACGCCCCCGCCTTCCCCCAGACCTCCTACACCCTGTGGGTCCGCGAGAACAACAGCCCCGCCCTGCACATCGGCAGCGTCAGCGCCACAGACACAGACGCGGGCGCCAACGCCCAGGTCACCTACTCGCTGCTGCCGCCCCCCGACCCGCTCGTGCCCCTCGCCTCCCTCGTGTCCATCAACCCCGACAACGGCCACCTCTTCGCCCTCACGTCCCTAGACTACGAGGCCCTAAGAGCCTTCGAGTTCCGCGTGGGCGCCACCGACCGCGGCTCGCCGGCGCTCAGCAGCCAGGCGCTGGTGCGCGTGCTCGTGGCGGACGCCAACGACAACGCGCCCTTCGTGCTCTACCCGCTGCAGAACGCCTCGGCGCCCTGCACCGAGCTGGTGCCCAGGGCGGCCGAGCCGGGCTACCTGGTGACCAAGGTGGTGGCGGTGGACGGCGACGCGGGCCAGAACGCCTGGCTGTCGTACCAGCTGCTCAAGGCCACGGAGCCCGGGCTGTTCGGCGTGTGGGCGCACAACGGCGAGGTGCGCACGGCGCGGCTGCTGAGCGAGCGCGACGCGCCCAAGCAGCGGCTGGTGGTGCTGGTCAAGGACAACGGCGAGCCGCCGCTGTCGGCCAGCGTCACGCTGCACGTGCTGCTGGTGGACGGCTTCTCGCAGCCCTACCTGCCGGCCCCGGAAGCGGAAGCGGCGGCCGCGGCGCCGGCCGACCCGCTCACCGTCTACCTGGTGGTGGCCTTGGCGTCGGTGTCGTCGCTCTTTCTCTTCTCGGTGCTGGTGTTCGTGGCGGTGCGACTGTGCAGGAGGGGCGGGGCGGCCTCGGCGGGTCGCTGCCCGGTGGCCGAGGGCCACTTCCCAGGCCACCTGGTGGACGTCAGCGGCACGGGGACCCTGTCCCAGAGCTACCAGTACGAGCTGTGTCTAACAAGAGAAACTGGGACGAATGAGTTCAAGGTCCTAAAGCCAATTCTCCCCAATCTTTCATCCAAGAGCATAGGCAGGGAAGTCGAAGAAAACCCCTCGTTTCAGGGTAGCGTTGGAATTTAATAATTGataagtggaagtgaagtcgctcagtcgtgtccgactctctgcgaccccatggactgtagcttaccaggctgctctgtccatgggattttccaggcaatagtactggagtggattgccatttgcttctccaggggatcttcccgacccagggatcgaacccgcgtctcccgcattttagacagacgctttaccgtctgagccaccagggaagtcccctaatagGAACTTatttaataaagacattttcttcctctattttttctttaaaatattaccaCCACCAATAAGGTAgtatttaattttctgtgttttgtttatcCTCAATCTCCAACTTTGTTCAACTTCACAAGTTTCCTTAGATTCATAGTTCCGTTCAGTGAAGCATTTCTCACCAGAATCCCAACAAGTGAAATAGGCTTTATCGTCAAAGTTGGTATTACCACATTTTCTCCACTTATGTATCTTTACTGACtttgtgtttacattttaaatgtcagTTCTTAATACTTATTCAGTTACTAAGATAATCTGCTGCATGCGATCTGTATGTGTACtatttgatatttcattttttttcaaaaccgGTATTTTGGGTGATTTGTCAGTCTAGATTTTCATTACAGCAATTTTCTTAAActatgttactttttaaaacattctctcTGTATTggcatttacttatttaaaatatagtatttccATTGTGTGATGTCTCTTATCTGAAAATAAGAAACATGATTTTAGGATACCGagggtgcatatatatgtatgtttgcagacaaaaaaagcaaaaatatcattATTCTATAGTATCACATAGAAATGTTTAATAGTTTGTTGCTTTCAACTTTGTCAGAAAAAAGTCAGATATTCCTGTTAAATTTTGGGGGGCTAACAATGCAGTCCCATTCAGTTGAAAAACAGAAGTCATCAAGCAGCGGTTTATACCCTATGGTTTTTATATTAAACAATTTGAGTGTTTTGAACAGTATCTATCCCTTTCCTTGTACCATAGTTCTCAGTTTAATCTGTATATCTTGCTTACTGTTGAGGAAAAGAGAGATTTCCCCCTAGATATTAGGGCCTTGGACAAAATTCTCTGTGAGGCAGAGTTTATAATGCTGTTCTTATTTTCAGTAGATAGGACAGGCATTAGTGTggtctactttttattttgtgcatgAAATTAGATCCCACTTGAATTAAGAAGGACCTTAAAAAAGAGGTCAGTCCCTGCTTTAattctgcatatattttaaaactgatgtaagaaaaacaaagacatgtGAAAGAAAGGGAACAAATTGCAAAGAATGAGTGAAAGAATACAATTTTTCAAATGGTAAGGCCCTAAAATATTTCATGTCCTACTCACTAGAGTTTATTTATGCATGCCTTAATACAGTAAGCATTTAGTGATTGTCTGATTTGGCAATCAATGATGATTAAGACATAGTTTCCATATTGAAGTTCCATTCGTTAACCAGGTCACATATTGAAGAAGGGACACATTATTGGAAACAATATTTACAAGGCAATTACACAGGTTTTTATTGGAGCACAGAGAAGATACAGCCTTAAATGCTTCTTTCTAGATTATACAATGATGATTCTATTTCGGCAATGTAATTAAGTTTGGAAGAAATTTGTTAAAGAAGGtgtgaaatttttcttttctcagtttttgGTGTTCCTATGCTCAAGTTTTGGAAAGGTAAAATCTGTTCCTTTGG encodes:
- the LOC133251382 gene encoding protocadherin beta-16-like, translated to METGRMHNHRQRQVLVFFVCLSMSWGSADLGPYSVVEETERGSFVANLAKDLELGLAEMATRAVRIISQGNKEHLQLKVQTGDLLLNEKLDREELCGPTEPCILHFQVLMEKPLEIFQAELRVKDINDHSPVFNEREIILKIPENSPTGTAFPLSNALDLDVGSNNIQNYTISPNFHFRVITHKRSDGRKYPELVLDKELDREEEPEISLTLTALDGGSPPRYGTAQVRIEVVDINDNAPQFQQLLYKVHIPENSPVGSLVVTVSASDVDSGLYGKISYTFFQPSEDISKTLEVNPKTGEIRLRKQVDFETVFSYEVDVKATDGGGLSGKCTLLLQVVDVNDNPPEVTVSALTSPIPENSPEIVVAVFSVSDPDSGDNGKTTCSIQDDLPFLLKPSVKNFYTLVTERTLDREERAEYNITITVTDMGTPRLKTEHNITVLVSDVNDNAPAFPQTSYTLWVRENNSPALHIGSVSATDTDAGANAQVTYSLLPPPDPLVPLASLVSINPDNGHLFALTSLDYEALRAFEFRVGATDRGSPALSSQALVRVLVADANDNAPFVLYPLQNASAPCTELVPRAAEPGYLVTKVVAVDGDAGQNAWLSYQLLKATEPGLFGVWAHNGEVRTARLLSERDAPKQRLVVLVKDNGEPPLSASVTLHVLLVDGFSQPYLPAPEAEAAAAAPADPLTVYLVVALASVSSLFLFSVLVFVAVRLCRRGGAASAGRCPVAEGHFPGHLVDVSGTGTLSQSYQYELCLTRETGTNEFKVLKPILPNLSSKSIGREVEENPSFQGSVGI